The proteins below are encoded in one region of uncultured Eubacteriales bacterium:
- a CDS encoding Transporter, auxin efflux carrier family protein codes for MELLTNLLTVAGQVGTLFLMMAVGFVLGKLKWLTDEGMAQISTVLLYVVTPCVMLEAFQGDGIPALGVLGVSVLALGSFYLVFMPLSFLLFRKAAPDTGAVLRYGSVYGNAGFMGLPLLEVVLGPRALIYGVVSLGLFNVAQWTHGIVIMGGRISLKKAVLNPGVLGLLASAVLLVLRLRLPGPALSAVAFLADLNTPLAMLVIGGQMAGADFKAIFTSARFYASAAFKLVAAPLVTALLLLPFGLDSVLYCTCVVIAATPAAGATSIFAQRFDRDTTSAAQLITLTTLLSILTLPIFTVLAQTLAG; via the coding sequence ATGGAGCTTTTGACGAATTTGCTGACGGTGGCCGGGCAGGTGGGCACCCTCTTTCTCATGATGGCGGTGGGCTTTGTACTGGGAAAGCTCAAGTGGCTCACCGATGAGGGCATGGCCCAGATTTCCACCGTCCTGCTCTACGTGGTCACCCCTTGCGTCATGCTGGAGGCCTTCCAGGGGGACGGGATACCCGCCCTGGGCGTTCTGGGTGTAAGCGTGCTGGCCCTTGGCTCCTTCTACCTCGTGTTCATGCCGCTCTCGTTTTTGCTGTTCCGCAAGGCTGCGCCGGATACCGGGGCGGTTCTGCGCTATGGCAGCGTCTACGGCAACGCTGGCTTTATGGGTCTGCCTCTGCTGGAGGTGGTGCTCGGCCCCCGGGCCCTCATTTACGGCGTGGTCTCTCTGGGCCTTTTCAATGTGGCCCAGTGGACCCACGGCATCGTGATCATGGGCGGGCGTATTTCGCTGAAAAAAGCGGTGCTCAACCCCGGTGTGCTGGGACTGCTGGCATCCGCGGTCCTGCTGGTCCTCCGCCTGCGCCTTCCCGGCCCGGCGCTCTCCGCCGTCGCCTTCCTGGCCGACCTGAACACTCCCCTTGCCATGCTGGTTATCGGCGGGCAGATGGCCGGGGCCGACTTTAAGGCTATCTTCACCAGTGCAAGGTTCTATGCCTCGGCGGCGTTCAAGCTGGTGGCCGCCCCGCTGGTCACCGCCCTTCTTCTCCTACCCTTCGGCCTGGATAGCGTCCTGTACTGCACCTGCGTGGTCATTGCCGCCACTCCTGCCGCCGGGGCGACCTCCATCTTCGCCCAGCGCTTTGACCGGGATACCACCTCCGCCGCCCAGCTCATCACCTTGACGACCCTCCTCTCCATCCTCACCCTCCCCATCTTCACCGTCCTCGCCCAAACCCTGGCGGGGTAA
- the ywjA gene encoding Uncharacterized ABC transporter ATP-binding protein YwjA yields MAENRFKKSGYLGLFASYYRPHLKLFLLDMVCALFIALIDLAFPYISKLSMERLLPGKLFTAFYVVMAVLIGSYILKAFFTFIVTYWGHLLGVRMEADIRRDLFSHMQDLSFSFYDKNRTGQLMSRVTGDLFEITELAHHGPEDLFISTVTLLGAFGVMLTIRWELALVVFLVVPLFVIFTVVSRKRMMDASTDVKQKLAGINGEVESSISGMRTAKAFANEQAESEKFSAANDLFRGAKRGYYKSMAIYHSGLEFAMGIMSVLVIAFGGLLIMQDKMDYIALITFSLYVTTFITPIRKLSAFTEQFMQGMAGFKRFVELMRVEPEVKDAPDAADMPDAVGDILVDNVTFRYDPDTDPVLSHVTLHVPAGQTVAVVGPSGGGKSTLCQLIPRFYDVTEGRILVDGYDVRTLTQHSLRANIGIVQQDVFLFAGTIFENIRYGRPDATYEEIVAAAKLAEIYDDIMEMPDGMETQVGERGAMLSGGQKQRVSIARIFLKNPPILILDEATSALDSVTEARIQSAFDALAKGRTTLIIAHRLSTIRSANRIIVIDGAGIREEGTHEELMSQGGEYAQLYNAQKSVAV; encoded by the coding sequence ATGGCAGAAAATCGGTTTAAAAAAAGTGGGTATTTAGGGCTTTTTGCGTCCTATTACCGGCCACATCTCAAGCTCTTTCTTCTGGATATGGTATGCGCCCTGTTTATCGCCCTCATTGACCTGGCGTTCCCCTACATCTCCAAGCTCTCGATGGAGCGGCTGCTGCCGGGCAAGCTCTTCACCGCGTTCTACGTGGTGATGGCGGTGCTCATCGGGTCGTACATCCTAAAGGCCTTCTTCACCTTTATCGTCACCTACTGGGGGCACCTTCTGGGGGTACGGATGGAGGCAGACATCCGGCGCGACCTCTTCTCCCACATGCAGGACCTCTCCTTTTCCTTTTACGACAAAAACCGCACCGGCCAGCTCATGAGCCGGGTGACGGGGGACCTTTTTGAGATCACGGAGCTTGCCCACCACGGGCCGGAGGACCTGTTCATCTCCACGGTGACTCTGCTGGGCGCCTTCGGCGTCATGCTCACCATCCGGTGGGAGCTGGCTCTGGTGGTCTTTCTGGTGGTACCCCTGTTCGTGATCTTCACCGTCGTCTCCCGCAAGCGGATGATGGACGCCTCCACCGACGTGAAACAGAAGCTGGCTGGCATCAACGGCGAGGTGGAGTCCTCCATCTCCGGGATGCGCACCGCCAAGGCCTTCGCCAATGAGCAGGCTGAGAGCGAGAAGTTCTCCGCCGCCAACGACCTCTTCCGGGGTGCAAAACGGGGCTACTACAAGTCTATGGCGATTTACCACTCAGGGCTTGAGTTTGCCATGGGCATCATGAGCGTGCTCGTCATCGCCTTTGGCGGCCTGCTCATCATGCAAGATAAGATGGACTATATCGCGCTCATCACCTTCTCCCTCTATGTGACCACCTTCATCACCCCCATCCGTAAGCTCTCCGCATTCACCGAGCAGTTCATGCAGGGCATGGCGGGTTTCAAGCGCTTTGTAGAGCTGATGCGGGTGGAGCCCGAGGTGAAGGACGCCCCCGATGCGGCGGACATGCCCGACGCTGTGGGGGATATTCTGGTGGACAACGTGACCTTCCGCTACGATCCCGACACCGACCCGGTGCTCTCTCACGTGACGCTCCACGTCCCCGCCGGGCAGACCGTGGCGGTGGTGGGCCCCTCCGGCGGGGGGAAGAGCACCTTGTGCCAGCTCATTCCCCGGTTTTATGACGTGACCGAGGGCCGCATTCTGGTGGATGGCTACGATGTGCGCACCCTAACTCAGCACTCCCTCAGGGCCAATATCGGCATCGTCCAGCAGGATGTGTTTCTCTTCGCGGGAACCATCTTTGAAAATATCCGCTATGGTAGGCCCGACGCCACTTACGAGGAGATCGTTGCGGCGGCCAAGCTTGCCGAGATCTACGACGACATCATGGAAATGCCGGACGGCATGGAAACCCAGGTAGGTGAGCGCGGAGCCATGCTCTCCGGCGGGCAGAAACAGCGGGTGAGCATCGCCCGCATCTTCCTCAAGAACCCACCTATTTTGATCCTGGACGAGGCCACCTCCGCCCTGGACAGCGTCACCGAGGCCCGAATTCAGAGCGCCTTCGACGCACTGGCGAAGGGGCGCACTACCCTCATTATCGCCCACCGCCTGTCCACAATCCGCTCGGCCAACCGCATTATCGTCATTGACGGCGCGGGTATCCGGGAGGAAGGCACCCACGAGGAACTGATGTCCCAGGGCGGCGAGTACGCCCAACTCTACAACGCGCAGAAATCCGTGGCGGTGTGA
- a CDS encoding conserved hypothetical protein (Evidence 4 : Homologs of previously reported genes of unknown function), with protein MEQSKIDRINVLAKKARSPEGLTAEETAERTALRAEYVAAFKASLVTQLENVVIQEPDGTRHPLMEKDP; from the coding sequence ATGGAGCAGTCTAAGATCGACCGTATCAATGTTTTGGCGAAGAAGGCCAGGAGTCCCGAGGGGCTCACGGCGGAGGAGACCGCTGAGCGCACCGCCCTGCGGGCCGAGTACGTAGCAGCCTTCAAGGCCAGCTTGGTGACCCAACTGGAGAATGTCGTCATCCAGGAGCCCGATGGCACCCGTCACCCCCTGATGGAAAAGGACCCTTAA
- a CDS encoding Cell division protein ZapA (fragment), giving the protein MKNRVSVTIAGQEYALVATEAQSYMEKVAAHVDTELRQVLNESKVSMVDGAILSALNIADQYFKEVEASENLRRQLKEYLEESAKMKMELSEAKREIFKLQNQKK; this is encoded by the coding sequence ATGAAAAACCGTGTTTCCGTCACCATCGCAGGGCAGGAGTACGCCCTTGTCGCCACCGAGGCGCAGAGCTATATGGAGAAGGTGGCCGCCCACGTGGACACCGAGCTGCGCCAGGTCCTAAACGAGAGCAAGGTCTCCATGGTGGACGGGGCCATCCTGTCCGCCCTTAACATCGCCGACCAGTACTTCAAAGAGGTGGAGGCCTCCGAAAACCTGCGCCGCCAGCTCAAGGAATATTTGGAGGAGTCGGCCAAGATGAAAATGGAGCTCTCTGAAGCCAAGCGGGAGATCTTCAAGCTCCAGAACCAGAAGAAATAA
- a CDS encoding conserved hypothetical protein (Evidence 4 : Homologs of previously reported genes of unknown function) has protein sequence MKNHYGYGSYRGRGGARAFLKVLAIVLAVVLALLVAGYFFLQQFVVVTDSGIRYDIPFLQGKTPTPTPSPSLVVETPPVVTISPTPTPEPTEPPLHAISLPRTALYDGTAQAQVDAAGGNAAIFDMKADDGTLGYISDLQLAKDLRASDSNPAINAAIQTLTGSDLYAVARVSCFKDNTAPYQDNSLAIKTNSGYNWRDPDDLRWASPTSETVRQYLAGICVELARLGFDEIVLDNAGYPTEGHLDYIKPGPAYDKSQLSTIVDGFYQQVKAALAPYPDVKLSIRTTEDALDGTDLLSGQTAASLAASADRLWIAPAAKDGTDYARILTAAGLEDVNVNLVLTGEASGGVDAETSWAVLSS, from the coding sequence ATGAAAAACCACTACGGATACGGCTCCTACCGGGGCCGGGGCGGGGCACGCGCCTTTTTAAAGGTCCTGGCCATCGTCCTGGCGGTGGTGCTGGCTCTGTTGGTGGCTGGTTATTTCTTCCTGCAGCAGTTTGTCGTGGTCACCGACAGCGGCATCCGCTACGATATCCCCTTCCTCCAGGGCAAGACCCCCACTCCCACGCCCAGCCCGTCCCTCGTGGTGGAGACGCCGCCCGTCGTCACCATCTCTCCCACGCCTACGCCTGAGCCCACCGAGCCCCCCCTCCACGCCATCAGTCTCCCCCGCACCGCGCTTTACGACGGCACGGCCCAGGCCCAGGTGGACGCGGCGGGCGGCAACGCGGCAATTTTCGATATGAAGGCGGACGACGGCACTTTGGGCTACATCTCGGACCTTCAGCTTGCTAAAGACCTCCGTGCGTCCGACTCTAACCCGGCGATCAACGCAGCCATCCAGACCCTGACGGGGAGCGACCTGTATGCCGTGGCCCGGGTCTCCTGTTTTAAGGACAATACTGCCCCCTACCAGGACAACTCCCTGGCCATTAAAACAAACAGCGGCTACAATTGGCGGGACCCGGACGATCTGCGCTGGGCCTCCCCTACCAGCGAGACAGTGCGGCAGTACCTTGCCGGCATCTGCGTGGAGCTGGCCCGTCTGGGCTTTGACGAGATTGTGCTGGACAACGCGGGCTATCCCACGGAGGGACACCTCGATTACATCAAACCCGGTCCGGCCTATGATAAGTCCCAGCTCTCCACCATCGTGGACGGCTTTTATCAACAGGTGAAAGCCGCTCTGGCCCCCTACCCGGACGTAAAGCTCTCCATCCGCACCACCGAGGATGCGCTGGACGGTACTGATCTTCTAAGTGGGCAGACCGCCGCCAGCCTTGCCGCGTCTGCCGACCGGCTGTGGATTGCCCCCGCCGCCAAAGACGGCACCGACTATGCCCGCATCCTCACCGCCGCCGGGCTGGAGGATGTGAATGTCAACCTAGTCCTCACCGGCGAGGCGTCCGGGGGCGTGGATGCCGAGACCAGTTGGGCGGTTTTAAGCTCATAA
- a CDS encoding conserved exported hypothetical protein (Evidence 4 : Homologs of previously reported genes of unknown function), which produces MKKHTLRALFSTVLVICMLVSLVPATFAAETGEKHITILGTSDLHGNIWGYSYEDNKETTNNGMARVYTYVQQVRAENPNTILVDNGDTIQGTIMTDDLYNKSPDEAHPVMATMNYMGYDAMTLGNHEFNWGITTMKKIMGQADFPVLAANLLDKAGNFVTEAGWTIVEKDGVNVAIIGVTNPNIPVWDGGKEGIDDMTYEAASVAVKKAIAQIGDKADVIMVLAHMGLEAEYDDEGGADSAQKILNDNPEVDVLEVGHFHIVVKKTIGSTVVGAPRNLGRDVVRYDLTLDQNNNITASTVDVVDMAGVTPSQAIRDIPLVKEAQKKTIDFVLGGGTDENGEPQPPLGSTTAKFQPVNEIRSLPEGKLQDTAVMDLINTIQLEQSGADVSAAALFADSSDLPAGNINYGNIFGIYKFDNTLMRVTVTGAELKGYMEWSAQCYNQWVPGDINISFDPEYPGYLYDMFAGVDYEIDLSQPKGERIKNVIFKGKPLADDQVLTLAVNNYRYSSALKSGGLIEGKKEWESSNSIRDMIVAYFADHSPVAPVEDNNWKITGVDLQLNNPDRAALISLVNNGQLDAPYAKSLNLNDESVKAVLAQVGNVKVGDKSATAATVTVGGESETYYRLRDLAVALTGTSAAFNVEWNGGVVITRGAAYTTAPLTLGHTSSQQIVELTASVNGEAKRVAAILVDGNYYLPAEFIPDLLGVFASETTGVLTIDLK; this is translated from the coding sequence ATGAAGAAACACACACTTCGCGCACTGTTCTCGACTGTACTTGTGATCTGCATGCTCGTGTCTCTGGTTCCCGCGACTTTCGCCGCCGAGACCGGCGAGAAACACATCACCATCCTTGGCACCTCCGACCTGCACGGAAATATCTGGGGATATTCCTATGAGGACAACAAGGAGACCACCAACAACGGTATGGCCCGGGTCTATACTTATGTGCAGCAGGTCCGTGCCGAGAACCCCAACACCATTCTTGTTGACAACGGCGACACCATTCAGGGCACCATTATGACTGACGACCTATACAACAAGAGCCCCGATGAGGCCCACCCCGTTATGGCCACGATGAACTATATGGGCTATGACGCCATGACTTTGGGCAACCACGAGTTCAACTGGGGTATCACCACCATGAAGAAGATCATGGGCCAGGCCGACTTCCCCGTATTGGCTGCCAACCTTCTGGACAAAGCCGGCAACTTCGTCACCGAGGCGGGCTGGACCATTGTGGAGAAAGACGGCGTGAACGTGGCCATAATCGGTGTTACCAACCCCAATATCCCCGTCTGGGACGGTGGAAAAGAGGGTATTGACGACATGACCTATGAGGCCGCCAGCGTGGCCGTGAAAAAAGCCATTGCCCAGATCGGCGACAAGGCCGACGTCATTATGGTTCTGGCCCACATGGGCCTGGAAGCCGAGTATGACGATGAGGGCGGCGCCGACTCCGCCCAGAAAATTTTAAATGACAACCCCGAGGTGGACGTGCTCGAGGTGGGGCACTTCCACATCGTGGTGAAGAAGACCATCGGTTCCACCGTAGTGGGCGCGCCCCGCAATCTGGGCCGCGACGTGGTCCGCTATGACCTGACCCTGGACCAGAACAACAACATCACCGCCAGCACCGTGGACGTGGTGGACATGGCCGGCGTGACCCCAAGCCAGGCCATCCGCGACATTCCCCTGGTGAAAGAGGCGCAGAAGAAGACCATAGACTTTGTTCTGGGCGGCGGCACCGACGAGAACGGCGAGCCCCAGCCTCCCCTGGGCTCCACCACCGCCAAGTTCCAGCCCGTGAACGAGATCCGCTCCCTCCCCGAGGGCAAGCTTCAGGACACCGCTGTCATGGACCTCATCAACACCATCCAGCTTGAGCAGTCCGGGGCCGATGTGTCCGCCGCCGCCCTGTTTGCCGACAGCAGCGATCTGCCCGCCGGCAACATCAACTACGGTAATATCTTCGGTATCTACAAGTTTGATAACACTCTCATGCGGGTGACCGTTACCGGCGCCGAGCTCAAGGGCTACATGGAGTGGTCCGCCCAGTGCTACAACCAGTGGGTCCCCGGCGACATCAACATCTCCTTTGACCCCGAGTACCCCGGCTACCTGTACGACATGTTCGCCGGCGTGGACTATGAGATCGACCTGTCCCAGCCCAAGGGCGAGCGCATCAAGAACGTCATCTTTAAGGGCAAGCCCCTGGCCGATGACCAGGTCCTCACCTTGGCCGTGAACAACTACCGCTACTCCTCCGCCCTCAAGTCCGGCGGCCTGATCGAGGGCAAGAAGGAGTGGGAGTCCTCCAACTCCATCCGCGATATGATCGTGGCCTACTTTGCCGATCATTCCCCCGTGGCTCCCGTGGAGGACAACAACTGGAAGATCACCGGCGTGGACCTCCAGCTCAATAACCCCGACCGGGCCGCCCTCATCTCCCTGGTCAATAACGGCCAGTTGGACGCCCCCTATGCCAAGAGCCTCAACCTCAACGACGAGAGCGTGAAGGCCGTCCTGGCCCAAGTGGGCAATGTAAAGGTGGGCGACAAGAGCGCCACTGCCGCCACCGTCACTGTGGGCGGCGAGTCCGAGACCTACTACCGCCTGCGCGACCTGGCCGTGGCCCTGACGGGCACCAGCGCGGCCTTTAACGTGGAGTGGAACGGCGGCGTGGTCATCACCAGAGGGGCCGCGTACACCACCGCTCCCCTGACCCTGGGCCACACCTCCTCCCAGCAGATCGTGGAGCTGACCGCGTCCGTGAACGGCGAGGCCAAAAGGGTGGCGGCCATCCTGGTGGACGGCAATTACTACCTCCCCGCCGAGTTTATCCCCGACCTTTTGGGGGTCTTCGCCAGCGAGACGACCGGCGTCCTGACCATCGACCTTAAATAA
- a CDS encoding hypothetical protein (Evidence 5 : No homology to any previously reported sequences): MNFPFSKEFDFMIGIIAAKTGPHALGLLWRVTRCAAPPWDGNCSLRFPHPIRYSPFRIFMLRYVTTENMKNKLKFFTKGGVPYA; encoded by the coding sequence ATGAATTTTCCCTTTTCAAAGGAATTCGATTTTATGATTGGGATAATTGCGGCAAAAACAGGACCCCATGCATTGGGCCTGCTTTGGCGGGTAACACGGTGCGCCGCTCCCCCGTGGGACGGGAACTGTTCCCTCCGCTTTCCCCATCCGATTCGCTATTCCCCTTTTCGTATTTTTATGCTAAGATATGTAACAACTGAAAACATGAAAAATAAGCTTAAGTTTTTTACAAAAGGAGGAGTTCCCTATGCCTGA
- a CDS encoding Transcriptional regulator, MarR family, whose amino-acid sequence MMQESRDILMCYLRVTQHMSQQFRSHFGRLNLTFPQALVLTVLGEEGPMPISALAERTGSANSTVSGIVDRLEKLGLAKRERSEIDRRVIYVAATESYKAMFRKAEANVSGYFSSLLDDMPEEDRAQVLSALDKLDAVLSRRAEQEGGEAGQK is encoded by the coding sequence GTGATGCAGGAATCCCGCGATATCCTGATGTGCTACCTCCGGGTGACGCAGCACATGTCCCAGCAGTTCCGCAGCCACTTCGGAAGGCTCAACCTCACATTCCCTCAGGCACTGGTGCTCACCGTCCTGGGTGAGGAGGGGCCTATGCCCATCAGCGCCTTGGCCGAGCGGACGGGGAGCGCCAACTCCACCGTCTCCGGCATTGTGGACCGGCTGGAGAAACTGGGCCTCGCCAAGCGAGAGCGCAGTGAGATCGACCGGCGGGTCATCTACGTGGCCGCCACCGAGAGTTACAAGGCCATGTTTCGCAAGGCGGAGGCCAACGTCTCCGGCTATTTTTCCTCCCTGCTGGACGATATGCCCGAGGAGGACCGTGCTCAGGTCCTCTCGGCGTTGGATAAGCTGGACGCCGTTCTGTCCCGTCGGGCCGAGCAGGAGGGCGGGGAGGCCGGGCAGAAGTAA
- a CDS encoding S4 domain protein, whose translation MTKTELLNKCAQSEEERILLARAMDKLELARTRSVPSFTGFLSPGERASVEALLNAAGHPRHLFFGGYEGAERTVCAFLPDWQEEDDWGGEDCPVTALRASFPEDAALSHRDFLGSILGLGITREKVGDLLVEPGRCDIVILKEIEPFLLLHLEGAGRTRLKLRPMDLAGLTPRAPEVRLIRDTVATLRLDAVAATGFSLPRSKAADFISSGKLHLNHRECLKPDKAVAEGDVLTCRGLGKCVVISAGGLSKKGRIMIELERYI comes from the coding sequence ATGACCAAAACTGAGCTTTTGAACAAGTGCGCCCAGAGCGAAGAGGAGCGCATACTCCTGGCCCGGGCGATGGACAAACTGGAGTTGGCCCGCACCCGGAGCGTGCCCAGCTTCACCGGTTTTCTCTCTCCCGGGGAGCGTGCATCGGTAGAGGCCCTTTTAAACGCCGCCGGGCACCCCCGGCACCTCTTCTTCGGCGGGTACGAGGGGGCGGAGCGCACGGTCTGTGCCTTCCTGCCCGATTGGCAGGAGGAGGACGACTGGGGCGGTGAGGACTGCCCCGTCACCGCACTGCGTGCCAGCTTTCCTGAGGATGCGGCTCTCTCCCACCGGGACTTTCTCGGCTCCATCCTGGGCCTGGGTATTACCCGGGAAAAGGTGGGGGATCTGCTGGTGGAGCCGGGCCGGTGCGACATCGTGATCCTAAAGGAGATCGAGCCCTTTCTCCTTCTGCATCTGGAGGGGGCGGGCCGCACCCGGCTGAAACTCAGGCCCATGGACTTGGCCGGCCTCACTCCCCGCGCCCCCGAGGTGCGCCTGATCCGGGACACGGTAGCCACCCTCCGGCTGGACGCGGTGGCCGCCACCGGTTTCTCCCTGCCCCGGAGCAAGGCCGCCGACTTCATCTCCTCCGGCAAGCTCCACCTCAATCACCGGGAATGCCTTAAGCCCGACAAGGCCGTGGCGGAGGGGGACGTGCTCACCTGCCGTGGCCTGGGGAAGTGCGTGGTAATATCCGCCGGCGGTCTCTCTAAAAAGGGGCGCATTATGATCGAATTGGAGCGATATATTTAA
- a CDS encoding DNA replication protein DnaC: protein MGYEPSVLRAATGRLADQRRGREERTEALRREVYRSVPRVAEIDRTLRKTVAEIATAALRAGHNPAPAIAVLRDKNMALQAERARLLSAHGYAPDALDGTPACAKCGDSGWTGGKMCSCLKDLCTQEQIKELSRLLDLGERSFDTFNLDYYSSLPWDGSGISPRENMEMVYEICGDYARKFGRYYFDNLFLTGAPGLGKTFLSACIARTVSEKGFSVVYDTAVNIFSRFEAQKFAKDAEDIRDARDETRRYLACDLLILDDLGSEMTTPFVQTALYTLVNTRLSSEKRTVISSNLSLGDVRRRYSPQIASRLEGEYRALPFFGEDIRLLKKQKL, encoded by the coding sequence ATGGGATATGAACCGTCCGTCCTGCGCGCCGCTACGGGCCGGCTGGCCGACCAGCGCCGCGGCCGGGAGGAGAGGACCGAGGCCCTGCGCCGGGAGGTCTACCGCTCCGTCCCACGGGTGGCGGAAATCGACCGCACGCTCCGTAAGACGGTGGCTGAGATCGCTACCGCCGCCCTCCGCGCCGGACACAACCCCGCCCCCGCCATCGCGGTCCTCCGGGACAAGAACATGGCCCTGCAGGCCGAGCGGGCCCGGCTCCTCTCCGCCCATGGCTACGCGCCCGACGCGCTGGACGGGACTCCTGCCTGCGCCAAGTGCGGCGACAGCGGCTGGACTGGGGGAAAAATGTGCTCCTGCCTGAAGGACCTGTGCACTCAGGAGCAGATCAAAGAGCTCTCCCGTCTCCTGGACCTGGGTGAGCGGAGCTTTGACACCTTTAATCTGGACTACTACTCCTCTCTCCCCTGGGACGGCAGCGGCATCTCCCCCAGAGAGAACATGGAGATGGTCTACGAGATCTGCGGAGATTACGCTCGAAAATTTGGCCGGTACTACTTCGATAACCTCTTCCTCACCGGCGCGCCGGGGCTGGGGAAGACGTTCCTCTCCGCCTGCATCGCCCGCACCGTGTCGGAGAAGGGGTTCTCCGTGGTGTACGATACGGCGGTGAACATCTTTTCCCGGTTTGAGGCGCAGAAGTTCGCCAAGGACGCGGAGGACATCCGGGATGCCCGGGACGAGACCCGGCGGTACTTAGCCTGCGACCTCCTTATTCTCGACGATCTGGGCAGCGAAATGACCACCCCCTTCGTCCAGACGGCGCTGTACACTTTGGTCAACACCCGCCTCTCGTCGGAGAAGCGCACCGTCATCTCCTCCAACCTCTCTCTGGGCGATGTGCGCCGGCGGTACTCCCCTCAGATCGCTTCCCGTCTGGAGGGGGAATACCGTGCCCTCCCCTTCTTTGGGGAAGATATTCGGCTGCTGAAAAAGCAAAAGTTGTAA
- a CDS encoding DnaD domain protein, translating into MPDNVLLPGEILSMTASAADRLTASGSGDAALLYLHLLRRAGAYDPGSAARALRWDAPRLTAAHDTLVSLSLAVKQAASAPLAPVESSEEPPEYTAADITRELEDVTSSFPGLVNEVQRRLGKILSTADLKTLYTLYDFLALPAEVVCLLVSWCVEDMEQKYGPGHKPRMSQIRKEAFAWRRLGLDTAEAAEEHLKRQAVLRGRERDILPLVGVTGRAPVDGERKFIAAWVEMGFPDEAIRLAYEKTVFKKQTMSWPYMNSILRSWHQKGLHSVADIKVKDSDRPAFPAPVPQAAPAQDGRRVAEEVEWMKRFLANQKKEDG; encoded by the coding sequence ATGCCTGACAACGTGCTGCTGCCCGGCGAAATACTGTCCATGACGGCTTCGGCGGCGGATAGGTTGACGGCCTCCGGGAGCGGGGACGCGGCTCTTTTATATCTCCACCTCCTCCGCCGGGCCGGGGCCTACGACCCCGGCTCCGCCGCACGGGCCCTCCGGTGGGATGCGCCCCGCCTTACAGCGGCGCACGACACACTGGTCTCACTCTCCTTGGCGGTAAAGCAGGCTGCCAGCGCACCTCTCGCCCCGGTGGAAAGCAGCGAAGAGCCCCCCGAGTACACCGCCGCTGACATTACCCGTGAGCTGGAGGATGTCACATCCTCCTTTCCGGGCCTTGTGAACGAGGTCCAGCGGCGGCTGGGCAAAATCCTCTCTACCGCCGACCTAAAAACCCTATACACGCTCTATGACTTTCTGGCCCTGCCCGCCGAGGTCGTCTGTCTGTTGGTGAGCTGGTGCGTGGAGGACATGGAGCAGAAATACGGCCCCGGACACAAACCCCGCATGAGCCAGATCCGCAAGGAGGCCTTCGCATGGCGCCGACTGGGGCTGGACACCGCCGAGGCCGCCGAGGAGCACTTAAAGCGCCAAGCCGTCCTCCGTGGCCGGGAGCGGGATATCCTCCCCCTGGTGGGGGTGACGGGCCGCGCCCCGGTAGACGGGGAGCGGAAATTTATCGCTGCTTGGGTGGAGATGGGTTTTCCCGACGAGGCCATCCGTCTCGCCTATGAGAAGACCGTATTCAAAAAGCAGACCATGAGCTGGCCATACATGAACTCCATCCTCCGCTCTTGGCACCAGAAGGGGCTGCATTCGGTGGCCGACATTAAAGTTAAGGACTCAGACCGGCCCGCTTTCCCCGCCCCCGTGCCCCAGGCTGCCCCAGCCCAGGACGGGCGGCGTGTGGCAGAAGAGGTGGAGTGGATGAAACGTTTTCTCGCCAACCAGAAGAAGGAGGATGGATAA